From Mytilus edulis chromosome 8, xbMytEdul2.2, whole genome shotgun sequence, one genomic window encodes:
- the LOC139484723 gene encoding uncharacterized protein — MNTKFTNDVLILMIIFLQKTINGQRCERTLRCDHIHGCVVRTDDTTTVRSDSKTQDTYKCHTTEIIRSTSNINAGSSTIGLFPFGLSKREVIVYSVGIGGCSIGVLICIVFFRRHKSRSVGHSVETNEQLPHESMIMHDIPEDRIENQYETIDESIMELELNSTENQSEQNLSGGSEPDQTNSLSTSSKSSDSDDNTSMGNNSYLNPYQPIVSDTDPHVYISTHKRSEELPNSSSEEKGLASNHQNLLQELFKDPKENEDCNTYKGSTRSCESSSSSGVENKSAYLNPYYSLQKTSEEQPLKYMELKCVVSTSFDCIPSTYNVT, encoded by the exons GTGTGATCATATACATGGATGTGTTGTAAGGACAGATGATACAACTACTGTTAGATCAG attcaAAAACACAAGATACGTATAAATGCCATACAACTGAAATTATAAGATCAACTAGTAACATAAACGCTGGGTCATCTACTATTGGTTTATTTCCTTTCG GACTCTCGAAAAGAGAAGTGATAGTATACTCGGTTGGTATAGGTGGATGCTCCATCGGTGTATTAATATGCATTGTATTCTTTCGTCGACATAAAAGTAGATCTGTTGGACATTCCGTAGAAACCAACGAGCAATTGCCACATGAAAGTATGATCATGCATGACATTCCCGAGGACAGAATTGAGAACCAATATGAAACGATAGATGAATCAATTATGGAGCTTGAACTAAACTCAACTGAAAACCAAAGTGAACAAAATCTTTCAGGTGGGTCTGAACCTGACCAAACAAACAGTCTTAGCACAAGTAGCAAATCATCAGACAGCGATGATAATACTTCCATGGGGAACAATAGCTATCTTAATCCATATCAACCAATTGTATCTGATACCGATCCACATGTTTATATTTCTACACACAAACGATCAGAGGAATTACCTAATTCTTCATCAGAGGAAAAAGGGTTAGCTTCAAATCATCAAAATTTGTTACAGGAATTGTTTAAAGATCCCAAAGAAAACGAAGATTGCAATACATATAAAGGATCAACACGTAGCTGTGAATCATCTTCTTCGTCAGGTGTCGAGAACAAATCTGCTTATCTCAATCCATATTATTCTTTACAGAAAACCTCAGAGGAACAGCCACTTAAATATATGGAACTAAAATGCGTTGTATCAACTTCATTTGATTGTATACCGTCAACATATAATGTAACATGA